The Pontibacter sp. SGAir0037 DNA segment ACGGTCGCAGAAAAATTGATACCACCACTTATCTTATAGGTTCGCCTACCATACCCGTATCTGCTGTAACGGATGCCTGGCAAAAGCTGGCCTTGGCTTTCAAAGATTATGAAAATATCTGGGGCTACGGTATCATGAACGAACCCCACGATATGCTTACTTCAACTCCCTGGTTCAACATTGCGCAGGCGATTATCGATACTATCCGAAATGTAGATACCGAGACAACCATCGTAGTAGGGGGCGATAGCTGGAGTTCTGCCACCAGATGGCCGACTGCAAGCAATAATCTCAAAGATCTGGTTGACTCATCGGATAAGCTGATCTTTGAAGCACATCTTTATTTTGATGATGATGCTTCTGGAAAGTATGATCAGACGTATGAAGGAGAACAAGCCAATCCGAATATAGGTGTTACCAGGGCAACTCCGTTTGTAAAGTGGTTGCGAGACAACAACCTGAATGGCTTTATGGGGGAGTATGGAGTGCCTGATAATGATCCCCGCTGGCTTACAGCACTGGATAACATGCTGGTTTTTCTAAAAAACAATAAAATAAATGGCACCTATTGGGCGGCAGGGCCGTGGTGGAATACTTATACCCTCGCAGTAGAGCCAATCGGTGGTGTAGACAGGCCTCAGATGGCAGTGTTGGAGAAGTATACAACAGCCAATACAGAATATTCCGGTGAGCTGGAGGTAGATCCTCAGACACACATATGGGAATTTAACGGAACAGTAGAGAGCAACAGAATAGACGACTGGACAATCGTGAACTATAGTAATGCCAGTTCATCCAGTGGCATATTAACATTACCTGTAGGGCAAAGCTACAATCATATCAAATACGATGTTCCTGCGAGTAATGCCATTACGCCAACTACCACTAAATATGCGGTGATCAGGTTAAAGAATGAGACTGCAGAAACCAAGGCCCGGTTCTACTGGTGGGGACCAGTGGGAGACAATGTGGCGAATTATGTGGAGTTTGATATCACTCCAAACGATTCCGATTTTAAAGAATATATAGTAGATCTTAGCCAGAACCCCGCCTGGACAAGCAAGAGCAGCATCCGCATTATACGATTTGATGTGCCGGCGCTGGCAAGTACCGCTTCTATAGGTAAACTGGTGCAGATAGATCAGGTGAGACTTTTGGCTTCGCTGCAGCATAACTATACCTGGAACTTTAATGAGCCTGTTGCGAACAACAAAGCCGAAGGCTGGAATATTGTTAATTATACTGGTGCATATACTGCTGCCGGCATCCTGAACCTGACAGCGGCACAAGCTTACAATAACATCAGGTTGGATGTTCCTGCCAGCACACCTATCGACCCAACCGTTTATAAATTTGTAACCATCAGGCTGAGAAATGAAACTGCAGAAACAAAGGCCAGATTTTATTGGTGGGGGCCTGTTGGTGATAATGTAGCCAATTTTGTGGAGTTTGATATCTCAGCAAATGATTCAGATTTTAAAGAATACAGCGTAAACCTGGGGCAACAGCCTCTATGGATCGGGAAAAGCAGCATCCGTATCATACGATTCGATGTGCCGAGCCCGGTAGGCGTGGCCTCTTTGGGTAAAGCTGTCGCAATAGATTATATTAGCCTGTCTCCTTACATGGCACAGCAGGCAGGCACAGCATTCGTTACCTCAGCTGCATTTAAGGGCAAGGAGCTGCGAATAGCTGAACTGTACATAATAACAGCCGCAGATAAAACTATAAAAGTCGCAGCCTTTGCCCCGGAAGCAGGCAAAGCTACTCTTGTGATCACAGATATGCTGGGCAGGAAGTTGCTGGACCAGCAATTATCACTCTCGAAGGGAGAAAATATTTTAGAGGGAAAGGTGAAGACGTTACCTGCCGGCGTTTATATAGGAACACTGTATCTGGAGAAAGAAAAAGTGGCTAGGAAATTTGCAGTAGAGTAGATTTGCATGGATAGTTATGACAATGATTAAAGAGGCTTGTAAAAGGCTCTTTAATCGTTTTTTCTCACTGATGTTGTTTTAAATGCTACTGCAATTGTGTTCTGCACATCAATAACTTAAATTACTATTTCCTGATCTGTTCGCTATCATGAAAAAGATATTTATCATGCACCTGTCTCTGCTTAATAAAAACTCTAAGCTATTTTTCTGGCTCTGTGGTATAGCGCTTCTGTATCCGTTTGCTGTAAAGGGCCAGTCAGATCTGCGTGTAAGTGACAATGGGCGCTACCTGGTTTACCAGAACGGCAAGCCTTTTTTCTATCTGGGCGATACTGCCTGGGAACTGTTTCACAGGTTAGACAGGGAAGAAGCTACCATATACCTGGCAAACAGGGCAGAAAAAGGTTTTACGGTAATCCAGGCAGTAGTGCTGGCGGAGCACGATGGCCTGCACGACCCGAACCCTTACGGATATACTCCTTTGGTTAATGATGATCCTGCAAAACCAAATGAAGCTTATTTTGAACATGTAGACTATATTGTTAATAAAGCCGAAGAACTGGGGCTGCATATAGCGATGTTACCTACCTGGGGTGATAAGTTATTTAAGAATAAATGGGGCGTAGGCCCTGAAATTTTTAATACACAGAATGCCTATACCTATGGTAAGTTTATAGGGAGCAGGTATAAAGCAAAGAAAAATATTATATGGGTTATCGGAGGGGATAGAAACCCACGGGATAATTCCGATGATGTGGAAGTCTGGCGTGCCATGGCTAAAGGTATAACTGAGGCAGTAGGCGGAAACGACAAGGCTATGATGACTTTCCATCCGCAGACAAATTCTTCTAAGTGGTTTCATGAGGATGAGTGGCTGGATTTTAACATGTGGCAATCCGGACATTGTGCCGATACCAAAGTGTGGGACAAGATAAGCCAGGACTACAGGCTATCTACTATAAAGCCTACTATGGATGGGGAGCCGATGTACGAAGAAATACCAGTTTGTTTCGACCTGGAGAAAAATGGCTATGCTGATCCGAACGACATCCGAAGAAAAGCCTACCTGAATTTGTTTGCCGGAGCCCACGGGCATACGTATGGCTGCAATAATATCTGGCAGATGTACGCTCCGGAGAGGAAACGGCACATAGATGCCACTAAACCCTGGTTTGAGTCGCTCGATTTGCCGGGTGCCAATGCAATGACTTTGGTGCGAAAACTGATGGAGTCGCGGCCAATGCTGGAGCGCATTCCCGATCAGTCGATGGTTGTGCATTCACCTGATAATTACAAAGAGCGGATTCAGGCAACCAGGGGAGAAAATTACGCTTTTATCTACTCTTCTTCCGGCCTTCCCTTCGAAGTAAACATGGGTAAAATCTCTGGTACAAAAGTTAAAGCATCCTGGTATAACCCCAGAACAGGGCAAGTTACAAAAGGAGGAAAGCACACAAACAGCGGCCTTATAAAATTTACACCTCCTTCGCAAGGTGATGATCAGGATTGGGTGCTGGTTTTGGATGATGCTTCTAAAAAGTTTGCAGCCCTGAAGTAGCTATTGGGCCTCTCCTGTACCATGGGAAGGCTCTTATTATATTCTTTCGTTTTGAGATTGTGTTGGGAGGACAATTTTATAAAAAAGCAGACAAAGACTTGCTTTTAATGCCAGTCTTTTTTAATATTGAGTACTCACTTAGTGCGTTAAGAAATTTTGGAATAGCTTGTAGTTTAGAAGTGCATAAAACAAGCTTTTTAAAGCTATAGTATTATATTTCCAACGAATTGTAGCATTGCTTTATAACCAGATTGCTGAACTACAAGGGGAATAAACTTATGTTTTTAACTTAGTGCGTTAAGATAAATTTATAAAGCGTAAATTGCGAATGTACTAAGTAGTGCCAGGATAATAAAGTTAGCATCAGCATAGAAAAGAATTCTATTACTATACATACATATTAAAGATCGTCACGATGAAACAAGTTATCAACAAGCTATTACCCCTGAGGTTGATTTGTGTGATGCTAAGTTTTGCATGTTTTGTCAATAACCTGGCTGCACAATCAACTAACAGGATACAGGTAAGTGGTACTATTACGGCTGCTGAAAACGGGCAGCCACTTATCGGAGCTACCATAGTGGAGAAAGGAACAACAAATGGTGCTACCACAAATGCATCCGGAGAGTTTATGCTAACTGTAGCTACCAACGCTACATTGGTAGCTTCTTATATCGGCTATAATGCCAAAGAAGTAGCGGTAGGAGGTCAGGCTGTTGTTCATGTAAGCCTGAATGCCGATGAAAAGCAACTAAAGGAAGTTGTGGTGGTTGGTTACGGTACACAGCGGAAAAAGGATTTGACAGGTTCCATGGTGAGCCTGACAACTGAAGAGCTGCTGCCAACGCCTTCTGCCAGCTTCGATCAGATGATGCAGGGCAAGGTGGCGGGAACACAAATTACACAGACAACCGGTGCTCCGGGTGGAAATGTGAATATTGTGATCAGGGGGCTAAGTTCTATCACAGGTGGTAACCAGCCTTTGTATGTAATAGATGGCTATGCCATAGGGGCAGGTGGAGGAGGTTCCGATGTTAGTAGCTTTAACGGGAATTCATTTTCCTCTAGTGGGATGGCAAATAATACTGCCAGTAAGATTAACCCGCTAAGTACTATCAATCCGGCTGATATAGAATCCATTGAAATTCTGAAAGATGCTTCTGCAACCGCCATCTATGGTTCGAGAGGTGCGAATGGTGTAGTTATAGTTACTACTAAGCGAGGAAAACAAGGAAAACCTTCTATAAGCTTTGAGGCATCGGGTGGTGTACAGACATTAGCAAAGAAGCTTGACTTACTGGACGCACAGCAGTTTGCAGAGTTTGTGGCCGAAGGTCGCGATAACGCTTGGGTATATGCAGGAGGAAACGCTTCAGACCCGAATGAGGTACGGGCTGGTGCTACACAGGTAAAGCCTGAATTTCGTAATCCCGCTTCACTAGCTGCAAATACCGATTGGCAGGATGTGATCTTCCGGCCAGCTGCTCTCCAGAACTACCAGTTATCTGTAAGTGGTGGAGCAAATGACATAAATTACTATGTGGGTGGAGGATATTTCGATCAGGAAGGAATTATTGAAGGGTCAAATTTCAAGAGGTTTAACCTGCGTACTAATATAGATGCTTACCTGTCTAAACGGCTGAAATTAGGTGTTTCGGTGGCTGGTTCCCATTCTTATGGTGATTTTGCCCGTGCGGAGGGGCACCTGGGGCAGCGCGGACTCATCTCTGCCGCCCTGGCCAGTTCTCCGGCGCTGCCCCTTTATAATGAAGATGGCAGTTATAGTTCAGAACTTTTAGATCCGCTTGGAGTGCCTGTTGAGAACCCGTTACTGATCCTGGACGAATTCAGTGACAGAAGAAATTCTACGAATGTCTTTACAAACAATTATCTGGAGTATGAAATACTGAATGGTCTTACGGTGCGATCATCTATAGGTATTAATTATATAGCAGACAGAACCCGGCTTTGGAAATCTTCCGAAATAGGTGAATGGGGTGCTAAAACAAGTCCGGCAACAGCTGGTGTGCATAACAGAACCAGCATCAACTGGCTCAACGAAAACACGGTTAATTACCAAAGGGTTTTCGGGGAGCGTCATAGCCTGAATGCTGTGGCTGGTTTTACTGCTCAGAAAGATGCCTTGGAAATGTTCCAGGCCGGAGCCACTGACTTTCCAACAGATTATATTCCTGTTCTGGCCGGAGGTAACGTAAACGCGGGTACAAATTACATTTCAGAATGGGCCATGCTCTCCTGGTTAGCAAGAGTAAACTATGCTTACCATGATAAATACCTGTTTACAGCCACTGTTCGTCGCGATGGTAGCTCCCGCTTTGGAGCAAACAACAGGTGGGGTACTTTCCCTTCTTTCTCGGTGGGGTACCGGGTATCGCAGGAGCCCTTTATGGCTAACGCAAATTTTGTGGATGACCTGAAGGTCAGGGCCAGCTACGGTACCTCCGGCAATAACCTGATCGGTAACTATGCCCATATTGGCTTGTTAGGCATTTCCAGGTATGTGGCGGAGGGTCAACCAGTGCTGGGTATTATTCCTCAGAGTCTGGCAAATGATGATCTAACATGGGAACGCTCTTTTGAAGTTAACCTGGGTCTGGATGTATCTCTTTTTGATAATCGTTTGTCTTTGACGGCAGATGTTTACCGGAATCGCAAAAAAGATCTGCTGCTGAATAGTTTACTGCCTGCTATTTCCGGTTTTGGCTCATCTACCCAAAACGTTGGTGAACTGGAGAACAAAGGGGTGGAACTGGCGCTGAACACAGAAAACATCCGTTCCGACAACTTTTCATGGAATACGAACTTCAACATCAGTGTAAACAGAAACAAAGTGCTGGCTTTAAGCTCATCCAGTTCCAGAATTGTTAACTCAGCTTACCAGATTACAGAAGTAGGCCATCCTATTTCAAGCTTTTACATGCTGAATGTGATCGGCATATTCCAGAACCAGGCAGATGTAGATGCCAACGCGAAACAGCATCCGAATGTACAGCCTGGCGATCTAAAGTTCGAAGATGTAAACGGAGATAATGTTATTACCGATGCCGATAGAAAAATTGTAGGCAGTCCCTGGCCAAAATATACATTTGGTTTCACGAATAATTTCCGGTTTAAGAACCTGAGGCTGAGCACCACTATTGTGGGTTCGCAAGGGAACGAGGTTTATTTTCAAGGTGGAGAGATTTCCTTGAACAGTGCTGGTGTCCAGAACCAATTGGCTATGGTAGCTAACCGCTGGAAATCGGAGCAGGATCCGGGAGATGGAATTGTGCCAAGGGCTATCCGTAACGACTATGCCCGGGGTATCAGCTCAAACTCCAGATTTTTGTTTGATGGCTCTTTCGTGCGAATCAGGAATATAAACCTTTCTTACACACTACCAGATAATCTGTTGGAGAGGTTGCGCATACCGTCTGTAACCGTGTTTGGTGATGTGGCCAATGTTTACACTTTTACAAAATATCCGGGCTACGATCCCGAATCAAGTTCTACAGGTGATAACATCGCGGCGACAGGCATCGACTACTTTTCTTACCCTCTTCCAAGGACTTACACAGTGGGTTTAAGGGTTTCTCTTCAATAGTTTTTTCACCTCTAGCGATAAAGTCATGAAGCTGAAAGCATATATCATACTATTCCTGCTGGTAATTAGTACTTCCTGCCAGGATTTTTTAGAACTGCAGCCTGAGTCGCAGATAAACGACCAGAACTTTTATAAGACAGAAAATGATTTCGAAAAAGCCATGATTGGTGTACATGGTACTTTCAGAGATCTTTATAATACCGATATCTTCTACATTGCCGAGCTAATGACCGATAATGCAGAGATATCTATTTCTTCCTCTTCTATTACCGAAGTAGAGTTTGACGAACTAAACATAACGTCTTCTAATACCATTGTGCAGTCGGTGTGGGACAGGGCACTTTATACAGTGGCGCGCTGTAACGTAATTATTAACCGCTTAGAAGGTGTGGCCATCAGCG contains these protein-coding regions:
- a CDS encoding TonB-dependent receptor; this encodes MKQVINKLLPLRLICVMLSFACFVNNLAAQSTNRIQVSGTITAAENGQPLIGATIVEKGTTNGATTNASGEFMLTVATNATLVASYIGYNAKEVAVGGQAVVHVSLNADEKQLKEVVVVGYGTQRKKDLTGSMVSLTTEELLPTPSASFDQMMQGKVAGTQITQTTGAPGGNVNIVIRGLSSITGGNQPLYVIDGYAIGAGGGGSDVSSFNGNSFSSSGMANNTASKINPLSTINPADIESIEILKDASATAIYGSRGANGVVIVTTKRGKQGKPSISFEASGGVQTLAKKLDLLDAQQFAEFVAEGRDNAWVYAGGNASDPNEVRAGATQVKPEFRNPASLAANTDWQDVIFRPAALQNYQLSVSGGANDINYYVGGGYFDQEGIIEGSNFKRFNLRTNIDAYLSKRLKLGVSVAGSHSYGDFARAEGHLGQRGLISAALASSPALPLYNEDGSYSSELLDPLGVPVENPLLILDEFSDRRNSTNVFTNNYLEYEILNGLTVRSSIGINYIADRTRLWKSSEIGEWGAKTSPATAGVHNRTSINWLNENTVNYQRVFGERHSLNAVAGFTAQKDALEMFQAGATDFPTDYIPVLAGGNVNAGTNYISEWAMLSWLARVNYAYHDKYLFTATVRRDGSSRFGANNRWGTFPSFSVGYRVSQEPFMANANFVDDLKVRASYGTSGNNLIGNYAHIGLLGISRYVAEGQPVLGIIPQSLANDDLTWERSFEVNLGLDVSLFDNRLSLTADVYRNRKKDLLLNSLLPAISGFGSSTQNVGELENKGVELALNTENIRSDNFSWNTNFNISVNRNKVLALSSSSSRIVNSAYQITEVGHPISSFYMLNVIGIFQNQADVDANAKQHPNVQPGDLKFEDVNGDNVITDADRKIVGSPWPKYTFGFTNNFRFKNLRLSTTIVGSQGNEVYFQGGEISLNSAGVQNQLAMVANRWKSEQDPGDGIVPRAIRNDYARGISSNSRFLFDGSFVRIRNINLSYTLPDNLLERLRIPSVTVFGDVANVYTFTKYPGYDPESSSTGDNIAATGIDYFSYPLPRTYTVGLRVSLQ
- a CDS encoding glycoside hydrolase family 140 protein, which encodes MKKIFIMHLSLLNKNSKLFFWLCGIALLYPFAVKGQSDLRVSDNGRYLVYQNGKPFFYLGDTAWELFHRLDREEATIYLANRAEKGFTVIQAVVLAEHDGLHDPNPYGYTPLVNDDPAKPNEAYFEHVDYIVNKAEELGLHIAMLPTWGDKLFKNKWGVGPEIFNTQNAYTYGKFIGSRYKAKKNIIWVIGGDRNPRDNSDDVEVWRAMAKGITEAVGGNDKAMMTFHPQTNSSKWFHEDEWLDFNMWQSGHCADTKVWDKISQDYRLSTIKPTMDGEPMYEEIPVCFDLEKNGYADPNDIRRKAYLNLFAGAHGHTYGCNNIWQMYAPERKRHIDATKPWFESLDLPGANAMTLVRKLMESRPMLERIPDQSMVVHSPDNYKERIQATRGENYAFIYSSSGLPFEVNMGKISGTKVKASWYNPRTGQVTKGGKHTNSGLIKFTPPSQGDDQDWVLVLDDASKKFAALK